One window of the Hemitrygon akajei chromosome 5, sHemAka1.3, whole genome shotgun sequence genome contains the following:
- the psmg1 gene encoding proteasome assembly chaperone 1: MATFFGEVVSVFSRAVDEEDEDEDEEIRNELAGRRGISVQWNPESRTSGEDTASQSFPCSTFLVAVGENAVGFLNSFVQCSGSWEIIGAVRLWNERSTRTDPVDKQFPSDSSCLLYRLTSNPSILTCHCNCYVAEDQLFQWAEKVFENVQKRSLNVIVLSCSSVTEYKSSKSIPSIPVPFLRALKTNALQETPHCQLLEQPNVISGLPAAVLTYCQVREIPAVLYHCYSDITALDTLTIEAFKPVLACRSLNTLVKDNSRSAEILKQLVDANKIQSNLYT; this comes from the exons ATGGCCACGTTTTTCGGGGAGGTTGTTTCCGTCTTCTCCCGGGCGGTGGACGAGGAGGACGAAGATGAGGATGAGGAGATCAGAAATGAGTTGGCGGGACGCAG GGGTATTTCCGTCCAGTGGAATCCAGAGAGTAGGACATCGGGTGAAGACACGGCCAGCCAGAGTTTCCCTTGCTCAACTTTTCTCGTTGCTGTTGGAGAGAATGCTGTTG GGTTTCTGAACTCTTTCGTACAGTGCAGTGGGAGTTGGGAGATCATCGGAGCTGTTAGATTATGGAACGAGCGAAGTACAAGAACAGATCCTGTGGATAAGCAGTTTCCATCAGATTCATCATGCCTTCTCTACCGACTGACATCCAACCCATCA ATTCTGACTTGCCATTGCAATTGCTACGTGGCTGAGGATCAGCTTTTCCAGTGGGCTGAGAAG GTTTTTGAAAATGTCCAGAAAAGGAGCCTAAATGTGATAGTTCTGTCATGTTCATCCGTTACTGAATATAAATCATCCAAGTCCATTCCAAGCATCCCTGTACCATTCCTTCGAGCCCTGAAGACAAATGCACTGCAGGAGACTCCCCACTGCCAGTTACTAGAACAGCCCAATGTGATCTCTGGGCTCCCAGCAGCAG TTCTGACCTACTGTCAGGTTCGAGAGATTCCTGCTGTACTCTACCATTGCTATAGTGATATTACAGCATTAGATACTTTGACCATAGAAGCCTTTAAGCCAGTGCTCGCGTGTAGGAGCTTGAATACTTTGGTAAAG GATAACTCCCGAAGTGCAGAAATACTGAAACAGCTAGTAGATGCCAACAAGATCCAGAGCAACCTGTATACATGA